In Oncorhynchus gorbuscha isolate QuinsamMale2020 ecotype Even-year linkage group LG02, OgorEven_v1.0, whole genome shotgun sequence, a single genomic region encodes these proteins:
- the LOC124008483 gene encoding dehydrogenase/reductase SDR family member 13-like isoform X1 has translation MLPLLVATGVVVAVYIVLVKTIFKSSKFKGNAAMAGKTVIVTGGNTGIGKATALELARRGARVIMACRNQEKAELAISDIKRETGSTDVVYMQLDLGSLQAVRSFTETFLKTEARLDLLINNAGLVADGRTADGFGIEFGVNHLGHFLLTCLLLDRLKEGTGGRVVTLGSMAYRWGNIDFDTLITNKHLGTGRYSWQFFHAYCNSKLCNVLFNHELAKRLKGTNVTCYSVHPGVVKTELSRNCSLWQRFIIEPIARLLFLDPESGAQTTLHCALQEGIEPLSGRYFFCCAPQDVVAKGKDDAVAKKLWEVSERLSGLF, from the exons ATGTTACCTTTACTAGTTGCAACTGGTGTTGTAGTTGCAGTGTATATTGTCCTTGTTAAAACTATTTTCAAAAGCTCCAAATTTAAGGGAAATGCAGCGATGGCAGGGAAGACTGTAATAGTAACAG GTGGCAACACTGGCATTGGGAAAGCCACTGCTCTGGAGCTTGCCAGGAGGGGTGCAAGAGTAATCATGGCATGCCGCAACCAAGAGAAAGCCGAACTTGCTATAAGTGATATAAAAAGG GAGACAGGCAGCACTGATGTGGTGTACATGCAGTTGGACCTGGGGAGCCTTCAAGCAGTGCGTTCTTTCACCGAGACTTTCCTGAAGACCGAGGCTAGACTGGATCTTCTCATTAACAATGCTG GTCTGGTGGCGGATGGGCGCACTGCTGATGGCTTTGGTATTGAGTTTGGGGTCAACCACCTTGGCCACTTCCTGCTGACCTGTCTGTTGCTGGACCGCCTGAAGGAGGGCACTGGGGGCCGTGTAGTCACACTGGGCTCCATGGCCTATCGCTGGGGCAACATCGACTTTGATACCCTTATCACTAATAAACACCTGGGCACTGGGAGGTACAGCTGGCAGTTCTTCCACGCGTACTGCAACAGTAAACTGTGCAATGTTCTCTTCAACCACGAGCTGGCCAAGAGACTGAAGGGTACCAATGTCACTTGCTACAGTGTTCACCCAG GAGTAGTGAAAACAGAGCTATCCCGAAACTGCAGCCTGTGGCAGAGATTCATCATTGAGCCAATAGCTAGACTGTTGTTCCTGGATCCAGAATCCGGTGCCCAGACCACTCTCCACTGTGCCCTCCAGGAGGGTATCGAGCCCCTGAGTGGACGCTACTTCTTCTGCTGTGCGCCGCAGGACGTGGTTGCCAAAGGCAAAGACGACGCTGTGGCCAAGAAGTTGTGGGAAGTTAGTGAACGGCTGAGTGGCCTGTTCTAG
- the LOC124008483 gene encoding dehydrogenase/reductase SDR family member 13-like isoform X2, which produces MACRNQEKAELAISDIKRETGSTDVVYMQLDLGSLQAVRSFTETFLKTEARLDLLINNAGLVADGRTADGFGIEFGVNHLGHFLLTCLLLDRLKEGTGGRVVTLGSMAYRWGNIDFDTLITNKHLGTGRYSWQFFHAYCNSKLCNVLFNHELAKRLKGTNVTCYSVHPGVVKTELSRNCSLWQRFIIEPIARLLFLDPESGAQTTLHCALQEGIEPLSGRYFFCCAPQDVVAKGKDDAVAKKLWEVSERLSGLF; this is translated from the exons ATGGCATGCCGCAACCAAGAGAAAGCCGAACTTGCTATAAGTGATATAAAAAGG GAGACAGGCAGCACTGATGTGGTGTACATGCAGTTGGACCTGGGGAGCCTTCAAGCAGTGCGTTCTTTCACCGAGACTTTCCTGAAGACCGAGGCTAGACTGGATCTTCTCATTAACAATGCTG GTCTGGTGGCGGATGGGCGCACTGCTGATGGCTTTGGTATTGAGTTTGGGGTCAACCACCTTGGCCACTTCCTGCTGACCTGTCTGTTGCTGGACCGCCTGAAGGAGGGCACTGGGGGCCGTGTAGTCACACTGGGCTCCATGGCCTATCGCTGGGGCAACATCGACTTTGATACCCTTATCACTAATAAACACCTGGGCACTGGGAGGTACAGCTGGCAGTTCTTCCACGCGTACTGCAACAGTAAACTGTGCAATGTTCTCTTCAACCACGAGCTGGCCAAGAGACTGAAGGGTACCAATGTCACTTGCTACAGTGTTCACCCAG GAGTAGTGAAAACAGAGCTATCCCGAAACTGCAGCCTGTGGCAGAGATTCATCATTGAGCCAATAGCTAGACTGTTGTTCCTGGATCCAGAATCCGGTGCCCAGACCACTCTCCACTGTGCCCTCCAGGAGGGTATCGAGCCCCTGAGTGGACGCTACTTCTTCTGCTGTGCGCCGCAGGACGTGGTTGCCAAAGGCAAAGACGACGCTGTGGCCAAGAAGTTGTGGGAAGTTAGTGAACGGCTGAGTGGCCTGTTCTAG